The Rhopalosiphum maidis isolate BTI-1 chromosome 4, ASM367621v3, whole genome shotgun sequence region taaatacaagcaTTTTAACTGGAAAAACTACTTGCTTAAATTTTAGGTTAAGTAcaccaaaaatttaataaaatagggaagttctcatttaaaaaatggaaGATTGTATCGCACATAAGACACTTTAAGTGTAgcaaaaaaatctcaaaaaattgaaatttgaataaatatattattacattaaatacacatacgttaatatgttacattgaattattgtaataagagAAGTAATATGACAAGAAATACAGTAACAATCTTCTAATAGTGTAAAAGGTCATCAACTGAGTAGGCAGGTTATTAATAAtgctataaatgtttaaatttcataaaaaaatatgtagactTATGAAgggttttaattaacaataagtaACAACCATGCAATTCAtgcagtatattaaatataaaaataaatagaacatAAAAGCAGACAATTATTACTGAAAACAacctactataaattaattaacattttataaccaatgattgtgaaaaataaacaagtagtaataatataaaaagaaatatatactaaCTTCACAAAATCTGGACACATGTCAGTTACATGTTCAAATTCGGAAAACGAAAGAGCGCCATCATCATCAAAATCTActtcttcaaatattttttgtaccaAACGTTTAAgatcattatcattaaatatattttgttctccaattaaacattgaattactttttttatgtctCCAACACCCAACATGTCATCACCATCAAaatctaaacattaaaattaggatatgtataaaatccatttaaattatttgatgattttactatttttcaatattaggaATTTCGAACAACTGATGGGTGACAACAGTTTTAAAATCTGATCaatcattaataaacattttaaaatacaatatagtacGTGTTTTATTTAGCCAGATATTTATTGATCcattgtaaattttacataCTGTCTTATTGTTTAATTGAGCATTATCAtgcctaataaataattaagtgaaTAACTTCGACATAATGGAAGCAAAACAATGCCTCTAGTATACAGACATACAGTATCAGAGATCAGGATCCCCATAATGATTATtccttttttttgtagtttaaatatatttaatacttcaatGTTAttctacttttatattttagaattttattaaccctattaattattgtataaatctttttttttttcaataattacattatattatttcttaccaAAAATTCTAAAGACATGTTCAGCCTTTACATCTGCAGGTGCCATAGTACTAAATACTGACATCATATCTAGAAAGTCTTCGAATGTGCAATCCCCATCTTGACTAGAACTGAATACTTGACACATACGTTCACCAAAAGGATTAGCAGCTAATTCAGGAAGCTTAAGGACCTTGTTTAGTGCTAATTTggcatttttattatgtccCACTTTTTCAGGGGCTAAAGACTTGAACTTTTCATGCgcactaaacattttatttatagatttatgatataaattcccaatatataatatatataattgatttttattttattattttatcaaataattcataatatacttacatcaaaacttctttttttgtaaaataagtgagatcctaaaaataaaataaatgggaaaatatgatttttcttattgaaatataactgtccactttaaaaataaaagtaaatgtttatcaggctatattttactatacaacttgtataatacaacaagtaaagaaaacatattttacattagttctaatttttatataaaaataatatacctaaatatgacaattaattatatgtgtaacTAACCTATAGCATTAACTTTGGTTTttacagattataatatacaatatttgtttatcaataataaaaatattttattggttccAATCTTGAGTACTAGGTCCTGCATCGGGTTCCTCTTCAACAGTAGGCATTGGGGATCGACTTTCAAATAGTGGCGACATTGCTTCAGATGTATTTTCACCACTACTACAATGACCACTATTCTTATGTGTGCGTTCTGTTTGTTTCTTTATAGTTCTAAATCTCATTCGTTCTTCCATTTCACATGCTTCATGATGAGCACTACGTTTACCATCATCAAGATCTTCAACAACTTCTGGTTCTGGAACTGTTGCAGCAAATTCAACTGGATCTACATCTAATTCTTTTACAATTCGCCATTTAGGGGTTACTATTTCTTTATACTTGACCATTTCAACTCTTGATGCAGCAGCAATACTGTAGGGTATTACAATGTTGTCAATATCATACTCACGCTTAGCATTGTAAGTTTTATCTCCTGTTCTTGGAAACCAAGGGCTATAATCTGGATCAGAATCATAATTGTCTTCATCATAAGCCTCATCAAGATCATCATCGTCACAAATACTTTCACTACTTCTTCgactgttatatttataatcttcaTCCATTCTACTTCTTTTATGTTTACTATAACGTATACGTCTCCTTTTTCTTGCTTGTCTTTGATTTCGATTGTATTTAGTAATTGGATCATTGCGGGTAGGCCAAGCGTTTTGTAATTTAACAGGTGGAACTTGCCTAATAGTAGGACTTTGTTCAGGAGTCCGatccacaaaatatttattaaaatctgtaTCAGATGAagacttatttttttgtttttgatgaaACGATGATTTTCCTAACTCATTAGATAACGCAACATTCAAAGAAATATCTTTAGAATATGATAGGACTGGGTGAAAAGTATCACTCAAAAAATGACCAGAATCATTTGAATGGCGCTGAAGACTTACACAAGTAGGACAAGAATCAATCCCATAGCAATCACATGGattaatacgatttaatttGGCTTTGTCTCCCTTTTTTAAAGCTGCAGCCAGGTTTATGAGTGGAGGTTGCATTAACATTCTATGCTGAGTTTTTGGTTCATATGGAAAACATCTTCTACCAGATTCTTCTTCCTGGTCTTGTATATATGGATGAGAAGAATATCGATTTAATgcttcattataaaaattgattttgaactCTATATCAGGACATAACATTAACCAACCAAGTTAATCTGTACGCAATACTTGCCCGTTCATGAAGCCATTTCCAAGAATTTCTTTTTTCTATAGGACAAGTAGATGCTTGTAATTCTTCTTCACTAGTTTCTCCTAATGTATCACTTTCTGAATCACTAGCTGTTGCTTCCGAGTCGTAATCTTCatttactgttttaatttGTGACTCTAGCATTCCAAAGACTTTTTCACCATCTTTAATTTCATCACAAAGTAAACTTTTCAAAAATGGATTGGATTGCCTTTTTTGAACTTTGAGCAATGttgatttgatatttttaatagcattACTTTTTTGTGATTGTAACACATTATAGATTTCTTGAGTGGAACACTTGCTCATAGtttttagttgtatattttgtaactttgataatattttttgaagtcGCTCACTTAACATTTTACCTTTGTTTACaaatttgttgaaattttcttttacaGTAGGTGTTTCATCATATTGAGTAACAACTTCTTCTTCAGCCATTCCAATTACATTATCTAATAGATCTCTTTCAAAAGAACTCAAGTCATTATCCCCAATTGTAAACATTGCATCTGCATCACTATTACCAATTTCAATTTGTTCGGTATCATTTTCATAAGACATTAGGCCATTTTTGaccattgaaatatttttcattacacCAAGTATGTCATCGGAGGAAAATTCCATGGGATCCCCATTCTTTACAGGTGGATTCTCGTCCATGGCTGGTTCCTCGTACATACAAACGTTTTTTACAGCAACCGCCAATAAAGATAACTCTTGGGAAGACGTTTTCATAGacgaaattttgatttttattataaatttctgcAGTGTTACATGAACAAATATTGATGCCATGACCAAACACCGGAGAGGCTCAATCGGAGGCCGTTCATCCGTAATGATGGTATTTTAGTCTCATTTGCGCAAAAGGACCATCTCCAAGTAAATGTGGGATGgaagatattttttgaaaacagtACTTACAAACGTTATATTAGTTGGGCACTGATGTAAACATAGTCACCCGCCACCCATCCCGATGGCTGTAGAAATATGCAATACAGTAATACCATGAGGGCCCACGGACGAAGAATACGATACTTATCgtcactaatttaaatataacacacgttgtatataaaattaaaattgaatgtaaaatactaaaatgtgaTTACAGTAAAATAGGTTCGTCAAAATTTTGTTCATAAACGCGCGTTATTTCGATACGGTTTCGTTTATTTGCGTTAAAAGGAGACagacgcataataataatgagaaaaaaacaCGGTCGCTTTCTTCTCGGAGTTACGTGTTGTCACACGAGTACCAACCtctatacaaatattcatgggataaaaaatgaaactatCGATtggtttttactttataaatcgtatatcaataaaaaaaatgtattcaaaaatttaatagtagGTTTATAGTGAGATACAAAttggtattaaataaacatataaagtaaatattaatttaatataagtttagaAGTTAGTTacacatatactatataactttaaataatatccatactaaggattttaaataaaaatattttagatttaatattaaaaaattaaaaactaatgttattttaaatattaaccaatAGGTTATACAGgtgtattacataatttattcttgtattatttttatcaaactttgtatttatgtacaatactttaaaaacatgCTTCAaatgtaatagaaaaatattcagaGCTAcacaattcattaaaattataactctgacgctttgttattaaaaatgaacattacaaattgtatatatacatatattacataaatctaTACCCACAAgtcgtatatatttaatagccTGAATTGAAACTTTATagtatgtatgtaaaataaattgatgttTAAGTTACCTGATAGTCATTTAACTCTTCAGCAGAGAATTGACTAGATTTTTGGcccatttgttttttaaatttaataacttctcTCAACTATTATACAGtccattgaattaaataaatatgaatcaaaCTAGTAGCTTATGTCattcattaaattagtattataagaaatattatattaaatacaataataattttaaactttcgtatactattattactatttatcacagacttgtattatacatatatatatatatatatatattaaaccttAGTccctgttatttattttttatcatgataAGTCAAGGGTGTTGCCATGGAAGAAATATAAACAAAGTATACCAACATCAACAAATAAGGCAATGTTATAAATCGCATGGCTAAATAACGTCTTACCTTAGGTTTATTCCACACGCGGTCAAACTACCACAGAACTTAGTGGCGGGAGCATGCGCAGTAAATACTGCAGTTGCAGTAGccagtaatatactaattactcatgacaaaatacatattttgctcATGATAAGTTAGATCTAATTTATCATGATTTTGCTATTACAATTTCCAATATCAGATTTGAGATTACCAGAAGACAGACGTCCAGAACTCCTTGCCTGGCTTTTCTTGACCACGAACTATTACATGTTACTCTAACCCTATAATTCTAACGGCTCTAACCGGTCGGCGGTGGCAGTCGTTAGAAACTTAGATGGTGCAtgatgtttaaattgtttgtaatgAAGCAAAGTTGGacgatttttttaagtttcaacATGTGATTCTGAAAGTGTTATGATTAATTTCTGATAGaaaacgattttgaaaattttatatgaGGGTCTACTTAAGCTTAAgcaagaatttttattaaatttgaaattcttaaatatttaaaaatgctcataatactcataaaaattaaaatatcgtaaaaagccaatgagagaacacagataattttcttacctaaaaatttgataataagtcaattcactctaatattaaaactaaaagcactctattgaaactggtgaactGAAAACTTACTATGTCATACGTGTGTAAGATGGAGACGACACCTGTGGGTGTGACGTCCTCTTAGCCATGTTTAAGCAaagatatacaaaaataaatatgcaaatcAAAAATGCATCCATTATTCAAGAACAGTTGTTTAaacctaaatatataacagttaacattttttataatgttttaaaatgtgtaaacagatgtaatactttattttaattaaatgcattaataataaaataaaatggtctTAAATTAACGTTTCtaaggtaaaaaaattaaaaaatggagACGTtactattcataattatagaaatatttttagtaaaaatcattataaaattaggaAACAAATTGACAGTAAAGTTcaacttgtaatatttataaggaaACATATTTGAttgttaaaatctattttatttttaaaatttaataa contains the following coding sequences:
- the LOC113550295 gene encoding calcium and integrin-binding protein 1-like — encoded protein: MGQKSSQFSAEELNDYQDLTYFTKKEVLIAHEKFKSLAPEKVGHNKNAKLALNKVLKLPELAANPFGERMCQVFSSSQDGDCTFEDFLDMMSVFSTMAPADVKAEHVFRIFDFDGDDMLGVGDIKKVIQCLIGEQNIFNDNDLKRLVQKIFEEVDFDDDGALSFSEFEHVTDMCPDFVKMFNIKL
- the LOC113550293 gene encoding LOW QUALITY PROTEIN: uncharacterized protein LOC113550293 (The sequence of the model RefSeq protein was modified relative to this genomic sequence to represent the inferred CDS: deleted 1 base in 1 codon), producing MASIFVHVTLQKFIIKIKISSMKTSSQELSLLAVAVKNVCMYEEPAMDENPPVKNGDPMEFSSDDILGVMKNISMVKNGLMSYENDTEQIEIGNSDADAMFTIGDNDLSSFERDLLDNVIGMAEEEVVTQYDETPTVKENFNKFVNKGKMLSERLQKILSKLQNIQLKTMSKCSTQEIYNVLQSQKSNAIKNIKSTLLKVQKRQSNPFLKSLLCDEIKDGEKVFGMLESQIKTVNEDYDSEATASDSESDTLGETSEEELQASTCPIEKRNSWKWLHERASIAYRLTWLVNVMSDIEFKINFYNEALNRYSSHPYIQDQEEESGRRCFPYEPKTQHRMLMQPPLINLAAALKKGDKAKLNRINPCDCYGIDSCPTCVSLQRHSNDSGHFLSDTFHPVLSYSKDISLNVALSNELGKSSFHQKQKNKSSSDTDFNKYFVDRTPEQSPTIRQVPPVKLQNAWPTRNDPITKYNRNQRQARKRRRIRYSKHKRSRMDEDYKYNSRRSSESICDDDDLDEAYDEDNYDSDPDYSPWFPRTGDKTYNAKREYDIDNIVIPYSIAAASRVEMVKYKEIVTPKWRIVKELDVDPVEFAATVPEPEVVEDLDDGKRSAHHEACEMEERMRFRTIKKQTERTHKNSGHCSSGENTSEAMSPLFESRSPMPTVEEEPDAGPSTQDWNQ